The Longimicrobium sp. genomic interval CGAAATCGGTATGACGTAGAAGAGAAGCAGTCTCACCCGAAGGGCGCGGAGGCCGCGGAGGAAAATCACCATTGGTGAACTCCTCCGCGGCCTCTGCATGGTTTCCGCGTCTCCGCGTCTCCGCGTGAGATCAAACGGCGGCGGGCACCCGCGCCGAAGCCCGGGTGCCCGCTGGATTTTCCCATCTACCGAATTGCAGGCGGCGATCCTCTACCCGGATCACACCACCGGCCGTGCGGACACTGATTGCGGTGCGACCGGCTGGCGCTGTCACCGGCGACTGAAGTCGCAGCAACAACAACGGGAAGCCTCGCAAACTGCGCGAGGCTTGTTTGGCTCGGAGGCTGGTTACGGTTGCGGAGGACGCCTCCATTTCATCCTCCGCGGACGCGTGCGACGCGGGGACGACTGGTTTTGCGGAGATCCGCGTCACATCCTGCCGAACGTCGCCACGGCGCGGCCGCCGGCGAAGAGGGTGAGGGTGTCGCCACTGGCCTCGAAGCGCGTGGTGGCGTTCAGCGCGGCCATGTAGCGCGTCTCCAGCATCATCGTGGCCGCGCAGGCCATGCGCGTGGCGCCCAGGTCGGCGAAGCGCAGGTCGCTGCCGCGGCGCACGTAGCGCCCGAAGAACTGGTTGCACCCCGCGAAGCCGCTGGCCGCGTGCTCGCCCGGGTCCAGCGTGAGCGTGGGCGCCGGCGACCCCGCCTCGGGCGCCATCCCGCCCACGCTGGTCAGCGTCCACGTCCCCTCCTCCAGCCGCGCCGCGCCGTCCGTCGCCGCGCACCGCGCGTTCGGCTGCACCTCGGCGAAGCGGTCCACGACGAGCAGGTTCGACGGCCCGTTCTCTCCCTCCGCGCCACGGGTGATGCGGCCCTCGACGCGCACGGCGACCGGCGTTCCCGGCGACGAGGACGCCTGCTGGTACGCGCGCTCCAGCGACGCCCAGTCGCCCTCGCGCGCCACGGCGAGCTGCATCCCGCTGGCGCAGTCGGTGAAGGTCGCCGCATCAGCCGTGGCGGCGAAGGCGCCGAGCAGCGCCAGCGGCGGCGACGCAGTGTCGGGCGACGGAGTGCGGGCCAGGTCGTACTGCTGCCGCGAGGCGATCTCGTTCCCGCTCTCGTCCAGCATCCGGAGCGTCGCGGCCCCGCGCACGCCGAACCACACCGGCGTTTCCCCGCCGCGCAGCGAGATGCGGCGCGCGTCGCCGGTCACGCTCCAGCGCCCCATCTCCACCATCTGCGCGGTGTCGCCCGCGGCGCCGCGGTACACGTCGCGGCTCAGGTACGTCCCGTCGGGGCGCAGCGTGAGCGTGCGGTGGATGGCGGCGCAGTCGGCGCAGGGCAGGTCGCCCGCGTACGTCACCGGCGCGGCGAGCGCCCACGCGGTGTCCGCGGCGGCGCGCTGGGCGGGGAGCGAGGTGGAGATGGCGATCGGGAGCGGGAGGATCGCGAGAAGCGCGCGGGAGCGCATCATCCGTACTCCGGGTGATGTGGCGGTGGGGATGGGGATGTTCGACGTTGGATGCAGCGGGAGTCCGATAAATATGCTTGTTTGCGCCGGAGCGCCATAGTCTCTTCATCCCCAACCGCTTGACCCCAGGTTTGGTACCAATCGGAGAACAGCCGTGCAATCCGGAAGCGCACGTGCGACCTCCCCCACAGATCCTTCGGCCTGCAACCACTCAGGTGGGGACAAAAGGAGAGCGGGCACCCGCGCCGAAGCCCGGGTGCCCGCCCGATTTCCATCTACCGAAAGGAATCTACCGCGACGCGATGGCCGGCGGGTTGGGGCCCTGCAGCCAGCGGTTCAGGAACTGGTCCTGCACCTCGGTCATCAACCGGTAGCTGGCGAAGTCGTACGCCGCGCCGTGGTGCCCGGGCGGGTAGAGGCGGAAGTCCACGTCCTTCCCCGCCGCGGTGAGCGCGGTCAGCAGCTGCATGGTGTTCTGCGGGTGCACGTTGTCGTCGAGCAGCGAGTGGATCAGCAGCAGGTGCCCGCGGAGCTTCGACACGTTCTCCAGCGGCGAGCTTTCCTTGTAGCCGGCCAGGTTCTCGCCGAGCAGCCCCATGTAGCGCTCGGTGTAGATCGAGTCGTAGAAGCGCCAGTCCGCCACCGCGCTGTTCGCCACCCCCACCGGGAAGAGCTCGGGATACAGCTCCATGGCCATCAGCGTGGCATACCCGCCGTAGCTGGTGCCGATGATTCCCACCCGCCGCGCGTCCACGTACGGCAGCGTGGCGAGATGGCGAGCCGTCTCGGCGAAGTCGCGCGCCTCCCACGTTCCCAGGTGCTTGTACACCCGCTTCATGAATGCCGCGCCGTAGTTGTTGGTCGCGCGGTTGTTCACGCCGATGACGATGTAGCCGTGCTGCGCCAGCCACTGGTCGTAGCCGTCGTTGCCGAACTCGTCGTACACCTGCTGCGACCCCGGCCCGCCGTAGATGTCGAAGACGACGGGGTAGCGCTTCGTGGGATCGAACGGCACGGGCTTCACCATCGACGCGTCGACCCGCACCCCGTCGCTGGTGGTGAACGAGAACGGCTCGGCGGGCGAGTACTCGTGCGTGGCCAGCCACTGCGTGACCTGCGCGTTGGCCTCCATGGTCCGCAGCTTCCCGCGCGCGGTGGACCACAGCTCCACCTGCCGCGGCTGCCGCACGCTGCTCCAGCGGTCGATGAAGTACGCCGCGTTGGGCGACATGTCGAAGCGGTGCGTTCCCTCCTCGGTGGTGATGCGCCGCGTGCCCGTGCCGTCGAACTCCACCGCGTACAGCTGGCGCTGCAGCGGCGACGCCTGCGTGGACGAGTAGTACACCGTCTGCGTGCGCGGGTCGATCCCCTCGATGCGGGTGACGGTGAACGGCCCCTTCGTCACCTGGTTCACCAGCCGGCCCGAGTAGTCGTAGCGGTAGACGTGCTGCCACCCGTCCTGGTCGCTGATCCAGAAGAACTCGTGCATCCCCTCCGGGAACGTCATCATGTTCTCGATCCCGGCGTAGAAGTCGTACACGTCGATCCACGTGTCGGACTTCTGCGTCATCACCTGCCGCCTGCCGCCGGTGTTCACGTCGAAGAAGAAGACGCGCAGCTCGTTCTGCGCGCGGTTCAGCGTGAGCACCGCCAGCGAGTCGGCCCGGCTGGTCCAGTAGACGCGGGGGATGTAGAAGTCGCCGGTGAGCCCGGTGTCCAGCCAGGTCCGGCGCCCGCTCTTCGCGTCCACCACGCCGATGCGCACCCTGGGGTTCGGGTCGCCGACCAGCGGGTAGGGGATGCTGTCGTAGCGCGGGTGCATCCCCGACAGGTCGCTGAGCTGCGTCACCGGCTCGGCGCGCTCGTCCACCTGCCAGAAGGCGATGTGGCGGCTGTCGGGCGACCAGCTCCACGCCTGCGCGATCCCGAACTCCTCCTCGTACACCCAGTCGAAGTGGCCGTTGAACACGTGCGCGGTGCCGTCGCTGGTCAGCCGGCGCTCGGTGTGCGTGGCCATGTCGGTCACGTACATGTCGCCGCCGCGCTCGAAGCCCAGCATGGTGCCGTCGGGCGAGAGCTCGGCCGTGCGCGCGCCGCGCGTGGCCAGCTGCAGCGAGCGGTCGCCCAGCGAGTAGATGTAGTAGTCCGCCGTTCCCGAGCGGCGGTAGATGGGCTGGAAGTTGGACTGGAACACCAGGTGCTTCGAGTCCTGCGCCCACTGGAAGCTCTCGTACTCGAACGGCGTCTGCGTTCCCGGAAAGGTCAGCCCCTGCGCGGAGAAGATGGTGCTCTCGGCGCCGGTGGCCGGGTCGTACCCCTTGATGACGTCCTTCCCGGACGCATCGCGGTCCAGGAAGCTGAAGCGGTTGCCGCCCTCGATCCAGTTCACGCTGGCCGGCCCGCCGCGCCCCGCCAGCATGCCCCCGGCCGCCAGCGCCTCCTGGATGCTGGCGAAGCGCTGCTTCTGCTGCGCGCCGGCCAGCGTGGGAACGGCCAGCGCGAGCGCCAGCAGCACCGGCGCGATGCGCGTCTTCATCGGATGGGTCATTCGGGTTTCGGGGAAGATGGGGATTCGGGAGACCGGGAGCCGGAGCGCGATGCACGAAGCGCCCAAGCTACGCCACGAAACCGGCACGGGCAACGCGGAGAATGTCTCACCGCGGGGACGCGGAGCCGCGGAGGGAGATCGCCCCGCGGCTCCGGCTCCCGCGACCGGTCAGGCCGCGGCGAGGATGCGGTCCACCTCCGCCAGCTCCTCGTCCGACAGCGTCCAGCCGGCCGCCCGCGCGTTGCCGTGCACCTGCTCCGGCCGCGTCGCCCCGGCGATGACGGAGGCCACGGTGCGGCGGGTCAGCAGCCAGGAGAAGGCCAGCTCCAGCAGCGTGTGCCCCCGCGCCTCGCAGAACGCGACCAGCCGCTCGACGAGGTCGAGGTTCTGCTCCGAGCGCTTGTCCGCGTACCGGTCCTCCGTCAGCCGCGCGCCCTGCGGCACCGGCTGGCCGCGCCGGTACTTCCCCGTCAATAGGCCGCTGGCGAGCGGGAAGTAGGGGATGAAGGCGATGCCCAGCCGCTCGCACTCGTCCAGCACCCCCTGTTCGGGGTCGCGGTGGATCAGGCTGTACTCGTTCTGCACGCTCACGAAGCGCGCGCCGCCCGGCCGCACCGCGTCTTCCGCCTCGCGCAGCTGCGCGGGGGAGAAGTTGGAGCAGCCGATCTCGCGCACCTTCCCCGCCTTCACCAGCTCGTCCATCGCGCCCAGCGTGTCGGCGATGGGCACGGACGGGTCCGGCTGGTGCAGCTGGTACAGGTCGATGCGGTCCGTCCGCAGCCGCCGCAGGCTGTCTTCCGCGGCGCGGCGGACGTAGTCCGGGTGCGCGCCCTGGCGCTGCTCGTCCATCTTCATCCCGAACTTGGTCGCCAGCACCACGCGCTCGCGGCGGCCCTGCAGCGCGCGCCCCAGGTACTCCTCGCTCAGCCCGTCGCCGCCGTAGATGTCGGCCGTGTCCAGGAAGTTCACCCCCGCGTCGAGCGCGGCATCGACCACCGCCGCCGTCCCCGCCGCATCCACCCGCCGCCCGAAGTTGTTGCACCCCAACCCCACCACCGACACCTCGAGCGATCCGATCCGCCGCGTCTCCATCATCCCCACCCGTTTCGTGTGATCCTGCCCTCAGAACTCGCCGGGCGCGCCCGCAACACCCGCGCCCGGCCCGCGTCACCCGTGGCTCGAGCTCGGTAGATGCGAAGAACCGGCGGACCCGAGGCCCGCCGATCGCCTCCGTCCGCGGGCTCGATTCCGATCCTCCATCCCGCCCGCGAGATCAGCCGGCGCGCTTCTTCCGCGCGGCCGGCTGCGGCTCCTGCGTGGACGGGACGGTGCGCGTCTTCCGCGGCCGTCCGCCCTTCTTCCCGTTCTCGCGCGAGGCGCGGGCCTTGGCGTCGGACTGCACCTTGCCGCCCGCGCGCCCCAGCTCGCGCATCCAAGCCTTGCTGCCGAACACGCCCGCGACCAGCTGCGGTACGCCCAGATCGGCGTCGATCTCCTCCCAGTGCAGCGCCTCGCCGAAGCCCAGGATCTCCACCGCTGCCAGCTGCTCCGGCGTGGCCCCGCGCAGCCCCTGTCCGTACTGGGCGGGGAAGGCGAAGAGGCACCCGTTTCTGAGCTCGATCTCGATGCGGCCGGTGTCGTGGTTGTACCGCGCGGATACCGCCCGAGGCTCCGTCTCGTCGGCGATCCGGCCGCGCTCCACGGCGGCGAGGTATTCCTCTTCGGTGATCACCTTAAACGCCATGGATCCTCCTCCATTCGGCCAGGAGCTTCGCCCGGTTGTGAATCACGATCACCGTGGCATCGTCCGCGTCCGGGCCCCGCATGCCGCTTACCTTGCGGAGACGGGCGGTTTCAATCTCGATGATGCACATCCCATCTCCATTGTAGACGTGCACGTGCGGTGGCTCGTGATCGGCGGGCCAGATCCTGAATCGGAACGGCCCCTCCCTGTGAACGATCGGCATCGATATTAACCTGACGCTTGGGTTCTGTAAAGCGCGCAAGTCAGCGCGTGGCGGGATCTCCACCGGAAGGTTCGCCACGATAATCAGTCTATGTCGGATTGTCCAATTTTGTGTTTGCGCTGGCCGCTAACGCGCGAAATGGCTTGCATCTGTTCACCGGCAAGGGATCGGCAGGGGAGGGAGATCGGGTTCAGCTCAGCTCGTCCAGGTTCCGGAGCGCGGGCGTCTTCCACGCGGTGACGCCGACGACGCCGAGCGTCACCAGGCCGCCGAGGAGGACGGAGTTGATGGTGCCGAGCAGCCGGGCCGCCACGCCGGACTCGAACGAGCCGATCTCGTTGGACGAGCCGATGAAGATCTGGTTCACCGCGCTCACGCGGCCCAGCAGCGCGGGCGGGGTGCGGATGGTGAGCAGGGTGGAGCGGATGACCACGCTCACGTTGTCCAGCATTCCGCTCACGAAGAGGATTCCCAGCGAGAGCCAGAACGAGCGCGACAGCGCGAACACGATCCAGCACGCGCCGAACGCCGCCACGCAGATGAACAGCGTCCGCCCCGCACTCCGCAGCCGCCGGTGCGCGAGGACCACGGAGATGAGCACCGCGCCGGCGGCGGGCGCGGCGCGCAGCACGCCCAGGCCCTGCGGGCCGACGTGCAGGTAGTCGGAGGCGAAGATGGGGAGCAGCGCCGTCGCCCCGCCGAAGAGCACCGAGAACAGGTCCAGCACCTGCGCGCCCAGCAGCTCCGGCTGGGTGAGCAGGAAGCGGATCCCCACCGTCAGGTTGTCGTAGATGCTTCCCTCCTGCGCGGCGGCGGGGGCGCGCGTGTAGGCGATGCGCGCGAACAGCACGAGCCCGACCACGCACAGCGCGGCCTCGACCGCGTACGACAGCCTGGCGCCCGAGAAGCCGTACAGCATGCCGCCCAGCGCGGGCCCCACCACCGCCGCGAACTGCCAGAGCGACGACCGCCACGCCACCGCGTTCGCGTACGTCTCGCGCGGCACGATCTCGGCGGCCAGCGCGGTGCGGGCGGGCTGCAGGAAGCTCCGCGCCAGCCCGCTCGCGAACACCACCGCGAAGACCGGCCACACGTGTCCGGGCCCCAGGAACCCCGGCCGCAGCGTGAAGGCCAGCAGCGCCAGCCCGCACACCGTCTGCACGGCGATGGCGACGAGC includes:
- a CDS encoding META domain-containing protein, with protein sequence MMRSRALLAILPLPIAISTSLPAQRAAADTAWALAAPVTYAGDLPCADCAAIHRTLTLRPDGTYLSRDVYRGAAGDTAQMVEMGRWSVTGDARRISLRGGETPVWFGVRGAATLRMLDESGNEIASRQQYDLARTPSPDTASPPLALLGAFAATADAATFTDCASGMQLAVAREGDWASLERAYQQASSSPGTPVAVRVEGRITRGAEGENGPSNLLVVDRFAEVQPNARCAATDGAARLEEGTWTLTSVGGMAPEAGSPAPTLTLDPGEHAASGFAGCNQFFGRYVRRGSDLRFADLGATRMACAATMMLETRYMAALNATTRFEASGDTLTLFAGGRAVATFGRM
- a CDS encoding aldo/keto reductase; translated protein: METRRIGSLEVSVVGLGCNNFGRRVDAAGTAAVVDAALDAGVNFLDTADIYGGDGLSEEYLGRALQGRRERVVLATKFGMKMDEQRQGAHPDYVRRAAEDSLRRLRTDRIDLYQLHQPDPSVPIADTLGAMDELVKAGKVREIGCSNFSPAQLREAEDAVRPGGARFVSVQNEYSLIHRDPEQGVLDECERLGIAFIPYFPLASGLLTGKYRRGQPVPQGARLTEDRYADKRSEQNLDLVERLVAFCEARGHTLLELAFSWLLTRRTVASVIAGATRPEQVHGNARAAGWTLSDEELAEVDRILAAA
- a CDS encoding DUF4160 domain-containing protein gives rise to the protein MPIVHREGPFRFRIWPADHEPPHVHVYNGDGMCIIEIETARLRKVSGMRGPDADDATVIVIHNRAKLLAEWRRIHGV
- a CDS encoding DUF2442 domain-containing protein; its protein translation is MAFKVITEEEYLAAVERGRIADETEPRAVSARYNHDTGRIEIELRNGCLFAFPAQYGQGLRGATPEQLAAVEILGFGEALHWEEIDADLGVPQLVAGVFGSKAWMRELGRAGGKVQSDAKARASRENGKKGGRPRKTRTVPSTQEPQPAARKKRAG
- a CDS encoding MFS transporter, with translation MAEDRHDPYVSLRNRDFLWFVASLVAMTLGTMVQATVVAWQVYALTNDPLSLGLVGLAEALPFIGAALYAGHVADLYHRKRLSLVAIAVQTVCGLALLAFTLRPGFLGPGHVWPVFAVVFASGLARSFLQPARTALAAEIVPRETYANAVAWRSSLWQFAAVVGPALGGMLYGFSGARLSYAVEAALCVVGLVLFARIAYTRAPAAAQEGSIYDNLTVGIRFLLTQPELLGAQVLDLFSVLFGGATALLPIFASDYLHVGPQGLGVLRAAPAAGAVLISVVLAHRRLRSAGRTLFICVAAFGACWIVFALSRSFWLSLGILFVSGMLDNVSVVIRSTLLTIRTPPALLGRVSAVNQIFIGSSNEIGSFESGVAARLLGTINSVLLGGLVTLGVVGVTAWKTPALRNLDELS
- a CDS encoding S9 family peptidase, which encodes MTHPMKTRIAPVLLALALAVPTLAGAQQKQRFASIQEALAAGGMLAGRGGPASVNWIEGGNRFSFLDRDASGKDVIKGYDPATGAESTIFSAQGLTFPGTQTPFEYESFQWAQDSKHLVFQSNFQPIYRRSGTADYYIYSLGDRSLQLATRGARTAELSPDGTMLGFERGGDMYVTDMATHTERRLTSDGTAHVFNGHFDWVYEEEFGIAQAWSWSPDSRHIAFWQVDERAEPVTQLSDLSGMHPRYDSIPYPLVGDPNPRVRIGVVDAKSGRRTWLDTGLTGDFYIPRVYWTSRADSLAVLTLNRAQNELRVFFFDVNTGGRRQVMTQKSDTWIDVYDFYAGIENMMTFPEGMHEFFWISDQDGWQHVYRYDYSGRLVNQVTKGPFTVTRIEGIDPRTQTVYYSSTQASPLQRQLYAVEFDGTGTRRITTEEGTHRFDMSPNAAYFIDRWSSVRQPRQVELWSTARGKLRTMEANAQVTQWLATHEYSPAEPFSFTTSDGVRVDASMVKPVPFDPTKRYPVVFDIYGGPGSQQVYDEFGNDGYDQWLAQHGYIVIGVNNRATNNYGAAFMKRVYKHLGTWEARDFAETARHLATLPYVDARRVGIIGTSYGGYATLMAMELYPELFPVGVANSAVADWRFYDSIYTERYMGLLGENLAGYKESSPLENVSKLRGHLLLIHSLLDDNVHPQNTMQLLTALTAAGKDVDFRLYPPGHHGAAYDFASYRLMTEVQDQFLNRWLQGPNPPAIASR